One Serpentinicella alkaliphila DNA segment encodes these proteins:
- a CDS encoding DUF6897 domain-containing protein, translating into MGRLGCTCNDLLLGIDLEAKVQINTVCQGMLTGTIENVTDAIIQLEQQPGRLTNICCDKICTIRNLTPTEVDFIGDTDLPPPHGV; encoded by the coding sequence ATGGGTAGACTTGGATGTACCTGTAACGATTTATTATTAGGCATAGATTTAGAAGCAAAAGTACAAATAAATACAGTTTGCCAAGGTATGCTGACTGGAACTATCGAAAATGTAACGGATGCGATTATCCAGTTAGAACAACAACCTGGGCGACTAACCAATATTTGTTGTGATAAGATATGTACAATTAGAAACTTAACTCCTACTGAGGTAGATTTCATTGGAGATACAGACTTACCACCACCACATGGAGTTTAA
- a CDS encoding YheC/YheD family protein, whose amino-acid sequence MSKTKIKNPIIGILISPKESRKEYIQAYTPFINNQKFTLIVFNSKNIDWEKNNINGITFINGEQVEITLPFPRVVYNRLSTTNSNLMKRFEKYIGLNKCFNYISKFSKWKVYNTLKDKGFEEYLPKTYLLKEINIIDILMKYTSIYLKPSYGQLGENVYKLSMTSDRLINLYYHSTRAKETFKNNNELNRMLTELVGKKEFIVQQEIPMVSLNKGYFDIRVLIQKNINGNWEVTSIVSRVTNKFFNNTSLYEKVVLTEDILDEFNSIDKVKTILKLKKLSIQVAKTLESSFGHIGELSVDYGISSTGDLKIIEINGQPQKKIYKFLKNKKQHDNAYIRPIEYAYYLSRK is encoded by the coding sequence ATGAGTAAAACTAAAATAAAAAATCCTATAATAGGTATTTTAATTTCACCAAAAGAATCTCGAAAAGAATATATTCAGGCCTATACCCCATTTATTAACAATCAGAAATTTACTTTAATTGTATTTAACTCTAAAAATATTGACTGGGAAAAAAATAATATTAATGGTATAACATTTATTAATGGTGAACAAGTTGAAATAACCCTTCCTTTTCCGAGGGTGGTATATAATAGATTAAGTACAACTAATAGCAATTTAATGAAAAGGTTTGAAAAATATATAGGTTTAAATAAATGCTTTAACTATATAAGTAAATTTAGTAAGTGGAAAGTTTACAATACCCTTAAAGATAAAGGTTTTGAAGAATATTTACCTAAAACTTATCTCCTAAAAGAAATTAATATTATAGATATTCTCATGAAATATACTTCCATATACCTAAAGCCTTCATATGGTCAATTGGGTGAAAATGTTTATAAATTATCTATGACTTCAGATAGATTAATAAATCTTTATTATCATTCAACTAGAGCAAAAGAAACCTTTAAAAATAATAATGAGTTAAACAGAATGTTAACTGAACTTGTTGGCAAGAAAGAATTTATTGTACAACAAGAAATTCCTATGGTAAGCCTAAACAAAGGTTACTTTGATATAAGAGTTCTTATACAGAAAAATATAAATGGTAATTGGGAAGTAACGAGCATAGTTAGTAGAGTCACTAATAAGTTTTTTAATAATACTAGTTTATATGAAAAAGTAGTACTAACTGAAGACATTTTAGACGAATTTAATAGTATTGATAAGGTAAAGACCATATTAAAACTAAAAAAACTTAGCATTCAAGTTGCTAAAACACTAGAGTCTAGTTTTGGACATATAGGCGAGCTTAGTGTTGACTACGGAATAAGTAGTACAGGTGACTTAAAAATTATAGAAATTAATGGTCAACCTCAAAAGAAAATTTACAAATTTCTAAAAAATAAAAAACAACATGATAATGCTTATATACGACCTATAGAATACGCATATTACCTTTCAAGAAAATAG
- a CDS encoding IS1634 family transposase translates to MQEYLENPSKYKASNRYGVKKYLKEIEIDTFTGEVEDKKTLLEFEVAKYERDVALDGYYALVTSELEMPDEEIIERYRGLWKIEESFKVLKSDLEGRPVYVRREDRIEGHFLICFVALLISRILENKLKNKYSIKRIQESLRNATCRFITNGIYSLNKQDEIYRDIEKLFGVSLNYRNIRIEQIRSYRKEIVHNIKK, encoded by the coding sequence ATTCAAGAGTATCTTGAAAATCCTTCGAAATATAAAGCTTCTAATCGTTATGGTGTAAAAAAGTATTTAAAAGAAATAGAGATAGATACTTTTACAGGTGAAGTGGAAGATAAAAAAACGCTCTTAGAGTTTGAAGTCGCTAAGTACGAAAGAGATGTGGCCTTAGATGGGTATTATGCTCTTGTTACCAGTGAGCTTGAAATGCCTGATGAAGAAATAATTGAAAGGTATAGAGGTCTTTGGAAGATAGAAGAATCTTTTAAAGTTTTAAAGTCAGATTTAGAAGGTCGTCCTGTCTATGTTCGAAGAGAGGATAGAATAGAAGGACATTTTCTTATTTGTTTCGTAGCATTATTAATTTCGAGAATTTTAGAGAATAAACTCAAAAACAAATACTCTATTAAACGAATACAAGAGTCTCTTAGAAATGCGACGTGTAGATTTATTACCAATGGAATCTACTCACTTAATAAACAAGATGAAATTTATAGAGATATCGAAAAATTATTTGGTGTTTCTCTAAATTACAGAAATATAAGAATCGAGCAAATTCGTTCTTATAGGAAAGAAATAGTTCACAACATAAAAAAATAA
- a CDS encoding transposase, translating to MSLAIDRAGLPVGYDLFSGNTHDSTMLIPALKNMKNRYALERVILTADKALNSGKNLAFLVENNDGYIVSQKVRGASKTFIKEILKDEGYVYNSTKTFKIKSFFRERKTNNENGEEITLKEKVVSFWVTIMMLEKNTKEKN from the coding sequence ATGAGTCTAGCAATTGATAGAGCAGGCCTACCTGTTGGGTATGATCTTTTTTCTGGTAATACCCATGATAGTACAATGCTTATTCCTGCCTTAAAGAATATGAAAAATAGATATGCTCTTGAGAGAGTAATTCTAACAGCAGACAAAGCTCTAAATAGTGGTAAAAACCTAGCTTTTCTTGTAGAAAACAATGATGGTTACATAGTTTCACAAAAGGTAAGAGGTGCCTCTAAGACATTTATAAAAGAAATTCTTAAAGATGAAGGCTACGTTTATAACTCTACTAAAACTTTTAAGATTAAATCTTTCTTCAGGGAAAGAAAAACTAATAACGAAAATGGTGAGGAAATTACACTCAAAGAAAAAGTTGTATCTTTCTGGGTCACGATTATGATGCTAGAGAAAAACACAAAAGAGAAAAATTAG
- a CDS encoding N-acetylmuramoyl-L-alanine amidase yields the protein MKVIIDSGHGGSDPGAVAFGVKEKDLNIIFTNLLASQLQQLNFEVDKSLINDKNYTPNELTDLIKKSGAKLCISCHNNAFNGSASGFEVIHSIHTDGKLAKLILEEVKKTNFPIRRAFSRKSTLPSSVEQDYYYIIRLTYPQVETLIVEFGFMDNKDDFKMLTDPEWQKRLTSAVALAISKYASPLANNKTSILGESILRPSQLKSALKAANNQAILDIVDIYYNIAPIYGIKADLAFIQCLHETGWLKFTGVVKPHQNNFAGLGATGASNPGLSFTTISVGVEAHLQHLYAYASTKPLPTGRTLYNTRFALVIRGSAPNWEDLNGKWAVPGVGYGERIVELQKTILEKYLPNIPKNPPVIQPVHWAKHYHDELFDAGLLNTDHTSTLDEPASKAMVFALISRLRKELMNND from the coding sequence ATGAAGGTAATAATAGATTCAGGTCATGGTGGTAGCGATCCAGGTGCAGTTGCATTCGGAGTTAAAGAAAAGGATTTAAATATTATTTTTACAAACTTATTAGCTAGTCAACTTCAGCAACTAAACTTTGAAGTAGATAAATCATTGATTAATGATAAAAATTATACACCAAACGAATTAACTGATTTAATAAAAAAGTCAGGTGCAAAGTTATGTATTTCGTGTCATAACAATGCTTTCAATGGTAGTGCCAGTGGATTCGAAGTTATTCATAGCATACACACAGACGGTAAACTAGCAAAATTAATATTAGAGGAAGTTAAAAAGACTAATTTTCCAATTAGAAGGGCTTTTAGTAGAAAAAGTACTTTACCATCAAGTGTTGAACAAGACTACTACTATATAATTAGATTAACATATCCTCAAGTCGAAACACTTATTGTAGAGTTCGGCTTTATGGATAATAAAGATGATTTTAAAATGCTAACAGATCCTGAATGGCAAAAGCGTCTTACATCTGCTGTGGCTTTAGCAATTAGTAAATACGCTTCTCCATTAGCAAATAATAAAACGAGTATTTTAGGAGAATCGATACTTAGACCTTCTCAGTTAAAATCCGCCCTGAAAGCAGCCAATAACCAAGCTATTCTTGACATAGTTGATATTTATTACAATATAGCTCCAATTTACGGTATAAAAGCAGACTTGGCATTTATCCAATGTTTACACGAAACCGGTTGGTTAAAATTCACAGGAGTTGTTAAGCCACATCAAAATAATTTTGCAGGTTTAGGTGCAACAGGAGCAAGCAATCCAGGTTTATCCTTCACAACTATTTCAGTTGGAGTTGAAGCTCATCTGCAACACCTTTATGCATATGCTTCAACAAAACCCCTTCCTACTGGACGTACACTATACAACACTAGATTTGCACTAGTTATTAGAGGAAGCGCTCCAAACTGGGAAGATTTAAATGGTAAATGGGCAGTACCGGGAGTCGGTTATGGTGAAAGAATTGTGGAGCTTCAAAAGACAATTTTAGAGAAGTATTTACCTAATATTCCCAAAAACCCTCCTGTAATACAACCTGTTCATTGGGCAAAGCATTATCACGATGAATTATTTGATGCTGGTTTACTAAATACAGACCATACGTCCACATTAGATGAACCAGCCAGCAAAGCTATGGTTTTCGCCCTCATAAGCCGCCTAAGAAAGGAGTTAATGAATAATGATTAG
- a CDS encoding FMN-binding protein produces MKGKLKKVIIGFLVVIILIGSVFYLGLKNKLDEFSREVSKIEVNNIDSSKLSDGEYTGKYYFNEFVGATVKVTIENSKIIDIQMLDHKNGKGKKAEEILNSVINAQSLEVDTITGATGSSIMILKAIEDALN; encoded by the coding sequence TTGAAAGGTAAACTTAAAAAGGTTATTATAGGGTTTTTAGTAGTAATAATACTTATTGGTTCGGTATTTTATTTAGGTTTAAAAAATAAGTTAGATGAATTTTCTAGAGAAGTAAGTAAAATAGAAGTTAATAATATTGACTCTTCGAAACTAAGTGACGGGGAATATACAGGAAAATATTATTTTAATGAATTTGTAGGAGCAACGGTTAAAGTTACTATAGAGAATAGTAAAATTATAGATATACAAATGTTAGACCATAAAAATGGAAAGGGAAAGAAAGCAGAGGAGATATTAAATAGTGTAATTAATGCCCAAAGTCTAGAAGTAGACACTATAACCGGAGCGACTGGAAGTAGTATTATGATACTAAAGGCTATTGAGGATGCATTGAATTAA
- a CDS encoding flavodoxin domain-containing protein yields MKTLIVYSTKYGCTEKCAKKLSEKLKGSIDLVNLKEGKKIDISLYDKVIIGGSIYIGKIQNEVVNFCKDNLQKLISKKIGLFVCSMREGESIEEQIRASFPQELRLNAVAIENFGGEFIFNKMGFLDKLITKKVVKIDKDTSNILEDNINNFAQLMNS; encoded by the coding sequence ATGAAAACTTTAATTGTTTATTCGACTAAGTATGGATGCACTGAAAAATGCGCTAAAAAACTATCTGAAAAACTAAAAGGTTCTATTGATTTAGTTAATTTGAAGGAAGGTAAAAAAATAGATATATCTTTGTATGATAAAGTAATAATCGGTGGGTCAATATATATTGGTAAAATCCAAAATGAAGTAGTTAATTTTTGCAAAGATAATTTACAAAAGCTAATTTCTAAAAAAATTGGGTTATTTGTATGTAGTATGAGAGAAGGAGAGTCTATAGAAGAGCAGATTAGAGCCTCATTCCCTCAAGAACTTAGATTAAATGCAGTAGCAATAGAAAATTTTGGTGGTGAATTTATATTTAATAAGATGGGATTTTTAGATAAGTTGATAACAAAAAAAGTTGTAAAAATAGATAAAGATACATCAAATATTTTAGAAGATAATATTAATAACTTTGCTCAATTAATGAATAGTTAA
- a CDS encoding MarR family winged helix-turn-helix transcriptional regulator, producing the protein MNKTEELYKQKQIFGGLFLISNKLQVILDKSLAMHDMTAKQWFLTAVIEEFFESPPTLSEVAKIIGSSRQNIKQIALKLEEKGFLNLEKDEKDKRAIRLRLTNKSYEFWKGLQDESNKFLEELFIDLNQEELNAMLIGIFKLSEKIKCLEDVEEVSE; encoded by the coding sequence ATGAATAAGACTGAAGAATTGTATAAACAAAAGCAAATATTTGGTGGACTATTTTTAATCTCAAATAAACTTCAAGTTATACTAGATAAATCATTGGCTATGCATGACATGACAGCTAAGCAATGGTTTCTTACTGCAGTAATAGAAGAATTTTTCGAGAGTCCACCAACATTGAGTGAGGTGGCAAAGATTATTGGTAGCTCAAGACAGAATATAAAGCAAATAGCCTTAAAGCTTGAAGAAAAGGGTTTTTTAAATCTTGAAAAGGATGAAAAGGACAAAAGAGCCATAAGACTTAGACTAACAAATAAAAGTTATGAATTTTGGAAAGGTTTACAGGATGAGAGTAATAAATTTTTAGAAGAGCTGTTTATAGATTTAAATCAAGAGGAATTAAATGCAATGTTGATCGGAATCTTTAAGCTCTCGGAAAAAATAAAATGTTTAGAAGATGTTGAGGAGGTAAGTGAATGA
- a CDS encoding site-specific integrase — MNMTTISLKQLISSVESHLSASGYSKNTINRYRSCWRKILKRCSIYGIEEFSYKKCLSFIQEEYNIPSLENLKHHHVFYLRTIKVLNEYALYGKILKCHQKLGVQVVSEFADILSEFLNTGLESGLTKRTIEGKSIQLTSFLNYIEKIGIRKISLLEPEPILSYVKYISEKGYSTSTRSGILFTLRNFLSFLYEKKYITTPMQQLFPVIFSNKMERIPSYYNEDELKKILSHVNRDKDIGKRDYLILLLAIQLGIRAGDIRLMKLEFIKWSKNTIEFIQQKTGNPIQIPLPDNIKYAIIDYIKNGRPKGESHYIFLRHRAPFVPYGSTNVFHYVITRYMDEAMVSYSDRKHGLHSMRHSLASNLLKNNTPYPVITGILGHENTSTTRLYLSIDIEQLRSVALEVAYEE, encoded by the coding sequence ATGAATATGACTACTATATCATTAAAACAATTAATCAGTAGTGTAGAATCACACCTTAGTGCTTCTGGATATTCCAAAAATACAATTAACAGATATCGTTCTTGTTGGAGAAAAATATTAAAACGATGCAGTATTTATGGAATAGAAGAATTTTCTTATAAAAAATGTTTGTCATTTATTCAAGAAGAATACAATATCCCATCATTAGAAAACCTCAAGCACCACCATGTATTTTATCTTAGGACTATTAAAGTTTTGAATGAGTATGCACTATATGGTAAGATTCTTAAATGTCATCAAAAATTAGGAGTTCAGGTAGTCTCAGAATTTGCAGATATATTATCCGAATTTCTAAATACTGGATTAGAATCTGGATTGACTAAAAGGACTATAGAAGGTAAATCTATTCAACTAACAAGTTTTCTTAATTATATTGAGAAAATTGGTATAAGGAAAATTAGTCTACTGGAACCAGAACCTATTCTCTCATATGTGAAATATATTTCCGAAAAGGGTTATTCTACGTCTACTAGAAGTGGTATTCTGTTCACATTAAGAAACTTTTTATCCTTCTTATATGAAAAAAAGTATATTACTACTCCCATGCAGCAATTATTTCCTGTTATTTTTTCTAATAAAATGGAGCGTATTCCATCTTACTATAATGAAGATGAACTTAAGAAAATACTTTCACATGTAAATAGAGATAAGGACATAGGTAAAAGAGATTATCTAATTTTATTGCTTGCCATACAATTAGGAATTCGTGCTGGTGATATCCGGTTAATGAAGTTAGAATTCATAAAATGGAGCAAAAATACAATTGAATTTATTCAGCAAAAGACAGGAAATCCAATTCAAATCCCCTTGCCCGATAATATTAAATATGCAATTATTGATTATATTAAAAATGGTCGCCCAAAGGGAGAGTCCCACTATATTTTTTTAAGACATCGAGCGCCATTTGTACCTTATGGATCAACAAATGTATTTCATTATGTAATAACTCGATATATGGATGAAGCGATGGTATCTTATTCAGATCGTAAACATGGATTGCATTCTATGAGACATAGTTTGGCAAGTAATCTACTAAAAAACAATACACCCTACCCAGTAATTACAGGGATACTAGGGCATGAAAATACAAGTACAACTCGCCTGTATCTATCAATTGATATTGAGCAACTCCGCTCTGTAGCATTGGAGGTGGCATATGAAGAGTAG
- a CDS encoding tyrosine-type recombinase/integrase, translated as MKSREITYIFTGPLAEYCTKYIVYKRSLGFKMGSSVYYLLRGMDTFFFQHGLPLNSHILTKEMVEKYVARRGVESVKTQHMRMSIIRQFSLFMNRIGFSYYVYPETDLVQIKNDFTPYIFTHNEINRLTKILDKIPISPRYPTYHIIYPMLFRMLYGCGLRINEALGLRMKNLDIEQGIIRLDATKNNIQRLMPMSKSLLKYCKKYVKRMGFSSTYDGYYYPSKNGSQYNSTPVYCQFRKFMTFLWNI; from the coding sequence ATGAAGAGTAGAGAGATTACCTATATCTTTACGGGTCCCCTCGCAGAATATTGTACAAAGTATATAGTCTATAAACGCAGTCTTGGATTTAAAATGGGATCATCTGTTTATTATCTTTTAAGGGGAATGGACACTTTCTTTTTTCAGCATGGTCTACCATTAAATTCTCACATTCTCACCAAAGAAATGGTAGAAAAATATGTAGCACGTCGGGGAGTAGAATCAGTTAAAACACAACATATGAGAATGAGCATTATTCGTCAATTTTCTTTGTTTATGAACCGAATAGGCTTTAGCTATTATGTATATCCTGAAACAGATCTTGTTCAAATTAAAAATGATTTTACTCCATATATTTTTACACACAATGAGATAAATAGACTAACTAAAATCCTTGATAAAATTCCAATTAGTCCAAGATATCCAACATACCATATTATATATCCGATGTTATTTAGGATGCTTTATGGATGTGGACTAAGAATTAATGAAGCCCTTGGTTTGAGAATGAAAAATTTAGATATTGAACAAGGAATCATAAGGTTGGATGCCACCAAGAATAACATACAACGTCTGATGCCTATGTCCAAATCACTACTTAAATATTGTAAAAAGTATGTAAAGAGAATGGGTTTTTCATCTACATATGACGGTTACTATTACCCTAGTAAAAATGGTAGTCAATATAATAGCACCCCCGTATACTGTCAATTTAGAAAGTTTATGACCTTTCTTTGGAATATTTAG
- a CDS encoding site-specific integrase, with product MEYLEKMEQLLEYMTFAIRFFVHALEKMVDEGNDIYCSLPILSTYLGHRGLESTEKYLRLTIEAHASIIDTMTEYYNNAYPEVVDYEN from the coding sequence TTGGAATATTTAGAGAAAATGGAACAACTCCTCGAGTACATGACATTCGCCATACGTTTCTTTGTCCATGCTTTGGAAAAGATGGTTGACGAAGGAAATGATATATACTGTTCACTTCCAATTCTAAGCACATATCTTGGACACAGGGGTTTGGAAAGCACAGAAAAATACCTTCGATTAACAATTGAAGCCCATGCTTCCATCATTGACACAATGACTGAGTACTACAACAATGCCTATCCGGAGGTGGTAGACTATGAAAATTAA
- a CDS encoding site-specific integrase gives MKINYFQQLLSSYFLKHIPERTNYSDNTIKSYRDTFILLFQYQEEFLNKSISKMRLETLSRKYLEDFLVWLEKEKQYSVSSINHRLSDSMLSSNISKWKSPSILNFVHQYLILKLAKYLLFQ, from the coding sequence ATGAAAATTAATTATTTTCAACAGTTACTGTCCTCTTACTTTCTAAAACATATACCTGAACGTACAAATTACAGTGATAATACGATTAAATCTTACAGAGATACATTCATTCTTCTCTTTCAGTACCAGGAAGAGTTTCTAAACAAATCGATTTCTAAAATGAGACTTGAGACGTTGTCCAGAAAATATTTAGAAGACTTTCTAGTTTGGTTAGAGAAAGAAAAACAATATTCCGTGTCAAGCATTAATCATAGGCTCTCGGACTCCATGCTTTCTTCAAATATATCCAAATGGAAAAGCCCGAGTATATTGAACTTTGTTCATCAATATTTGATATTAAAACTCGCAAAGTACCTATTATTCCAATGA
- a CDS encoding tyrosine-type recombinase/integrase, whose amino-acid sequence MEKPEYIELCSSIFDIKTRKVPIIPMNYISVEAIKHLFRLHDSSSTEGRREMAILVLLYDSGARVQEIADLTFGDIRNIKPATVKLTGKGNKTRIIPLMPQTLDILNIYMNDCKRKKEMQPVHPLFFNKKFEKLTRFGIAYILDKYVKKARSLHPELFSGKISPHTLRHSKAMHLLEGGVNLIYIRDFLGHTSVITTEIYAKSNPEIKRKAIEEASHNVLPLEKYSEKEKEEMIEWLKTII is encoded by the coding sequence ATGGAAAAGCCCGAGTATATTGAACTTTGTTCATCAATATTTGATATTAAAACTCGCAAAGTACCTATTATTCCAATGAACTATATCTCAGTAGAAGCCATTAAACATCTATTTCGTCTTCATGACAGTTCATCTACAGAAGGACGAAGAGAAATGGCAATATTAGTTCTCCTTTATGATAGTGGGGCTAGAGTTCAGGAAATTGCTGATTTAACTTTTGGAGATATTCGAAACATAAAACCTGCTACAGTAAAATTAACAGGAAAAGGCAATAAAACAAGAATTATACCCCTAATGCCACAAACACTTGATATCCTAAATATCTATATGAATGACTGCAAAAGAAAAAAAGAAATGCAACCTGTACATCCCTTGTTTTTCAATAAAAAGTTTGAGAAACTTACAAGATTTGGAATTGCTTATATATTAGATAAATATGTAAAGAAAGCAAGGAGTCTACATCCAGAACTATTTTCAGGAAAGATATCACCACATACCTTAAGACATAGTAAAGCTATGCACTTGTTAGAAGGCGGAGTAAATTTAATTTATATTAGGGACTTTTTAGGCCATACATCTGTTATTACTACAGAAATTTATGCAAAATCAAATCCTGAAATTAAACGTAAGGCAATAGAAGAAGCAAGCCATAATGTTTTACCGCTAGAAAAATATTCAGAAAAGGAGAAAGAAGAAATGATAGAATGGCTTAAAACAATTATCTAA
- a CDS encoding NUDIX hydrolase encodes MRLIEKIVHKSLEKLDGRVSKRITARGIILKDSKILLQYTKRYNDYSFPGGGVDPDEDLIRGLKRELEEETGATNIQIIDELCKAFHNSSYGK; translated from the coding sequence ATGAGACTAATTGAAAAGATAGTACATAAAAGTTTAGAAAAATTAGATGGAAGAGTTTCTAAGAGAATTACAGCTAGAGGGATTATATTAAAAGACTCAAAGATATTACTACAATATACTAAAAGATATAATGATTACAGTTTCCCAGGGGGCGGAGTTGATCCCGATGAGGATTTAATAAGAGGACTAAAACGTGAGCTTGAGGAAGAGACGGGTGCAACTAATATACAAATAATAGACGAATTATGCAAAGCTTTTCATAATTCGTCTTATGGAAAGTGA
- a CDS encoding nucleoid-associated protein, giving the protein MNDQQTNLKIINSVLHILDNSVQIPVLSTKSMESKDEIYSFLEAHILKVMTSDDIRIGAFNDLENNIVYNCTKEITKDSFIETSVDLANLLFDIMKKNPNIPPADIIFTYYEFDNNTYLAIMKFNYKLSYIHFVLNTDEGTVNNLIRQTTTLPNENQKLEECVLINLTTAEIKLLEKEYEINENKDYYLSKQFLNCNFDLSNNEKFKIINKVTKKVNKKYFDDDFDKTMKFQNVLSDSIKETDSIEIESIAKKVFKDNYEIQHEFINEIKKEGLNTNIDIQQSKRITKKLESHKFKTDNGIEINLPLAYYNNKDLVEFINNPDGTISIIIKNINKIINK; this is encoded by the coding sequence ATGAATGATCAACAAACTAACTTAAAAATTATTAATTCAGTTTTACATATTCTTGATAATAGCGTTCAGATACCTGTACTATCAACAAAATCTATGGAATCTAAAGATGAAATTTATAGCTTCTTAGAGGCGCATATACTAAAAGTAATGACAAGTGATGATATTAGAATCGGTGCTTTTAATGATTTAGAAAATAATATAGTCTATAACTGTACTAAAGAAATTACAAAAGATAGCTTTATTGAAACTAGTGTTGATTTAGCCAATTTACTATTTGACATTATGAAGAAAAATCCTAATATTCCACCCGCTGATATCATTTTTACATACTATGAATTTGATAATAATACATATTTAGCTATAATGAAATTTAATTATAAACTAAGTTATATACACTTTGTATTAAATACAGATGAAGGAACAGTTAATAACTTAATAAGACAAACTACCACCCTTCCTAATGAAAATCAAAAGCTAGAGGAATGTGTTCTTATAAACTTGACCACAGCAGAAATAAAGCTCCTAGAAAAAGAATATGAAATAAACGAGAATAAGGACTATTATCTTTCGAAACAGTTTTTAAATTGTAATTTCGATTTGTCTAACAATGAAAAGTTTAAAATAATCAATAAAGTCACTAAAAAAGTAAATAAGAAATACTTTGATGACGATTTTGATAAAACAATGAAATTCCAAAACGTTTTGTCTGATAGTATAAAAGAAACTGATAGCATAGAAATAGAAAGTATAGCTAAAAAGGTTTTCAAGGATAATTATGAAATTCAACATGAATTTATTAATGAAATAAAAAAAGAAGGGTTAAATACTAATATTGATATTCAACAATCAAAAAGAATAACTAAAAAACTAGAAAGTCATAAATTTAAAACTGATAATGGAATAGAAATCAATTTACCCTTAGCCTATTATAATAATAAAGATTTAGTTGAATTTATTAATAACCCAGATGGAACTATTTCAATAATAATTAAAAATATAAATAAAATTATAAATAAATAA
- a CDS encoding GDSL-type esterase/lipase family protein, which yields MKIVCIGDSLTFGYGVREIECWVSLLRKGLNGEVINKGINGDTTDGMTYRFQRDVISKSPTHVIIMGGSNDLIMGRSKTDIINNIEEMINLSIKDGVMPIIGIQPPMDAEMANKYWSAYTDFKQVNENIRAYRDWATSYIKKTNLTCFDFYKAINESMYKYKKEEIYIDGVHFTPRGHSIMAGIINIKK from the coding sequence TTGAAGATAGTATGTATAGGGGATAGTCTAACCTTCGGCTATGGTGTAAGAGAAATAGAATGTTGGGTTAGTTTATTAAGAAAAGGCTTAAATGGTGAAGTAATAAATAAAGGTATTAATGGTGACACAACAGATGGAATGACCTACAGATTTCAAAGAGATGTGATCAGTAAATCACCTACCCATGTAATCATTATGGGTGGAAGCAATGATTTAATAATGGGGAGAAGTAAGACAGACATCATCAATAATATTGAAGAAATGATTAACCTAAGTATTAAGGATGGGGTTATGCCAATTATTGGTATACAGCCACCTATGGATGCTGAAATGGCGAATAAATATTGGTCAGCATATACAGATTTTAAGCAAGTTAATGAGAATATTAGGGCTTATAGAGACTGGGCTACCAGTTATATTAAAAAAACTAATCTAACATGTTTTGATTTTTACAAGGCCATAAATGAAAGTATGTATAAATACAAAAAAGAGGAAATATATATAGATGGGGTACACTTTACCCCTAGAGGACATAGTATAATGGCAGGTATTATAAATATAAAGAAATAA